The nucleotide window CCTGGCAGAACAATTGAACGATTTTGGTTTTTCTAAAGAAGAACTAAATATGGGTTCCCTTTATCGCACCTTAAGAAAGATGGAAAAAGATTCACTGGTTACATCCTGCTGGGAAGAAGGAAAGCAAGGCCCAAAGAAAAGAGTTTACCAGATTACTGAAGCGGGAAAAATAAATCTTGCAAATTGGATTGAGGTACTTAAAAGAAGAAGGGACCGGATAAGCAGATTAATTAATCATTATGAAAAAACAACAGGAAAGTAAGGAGAAAATTATGATTAATATATTTGATTTAATGAATATAAATTCCGAGAGCTACAAACAACGAGGAAAGAATGTATTCTTTGAAAATGAACTTTTCAAAACCAGAATTATTAACCTGAAAGCCGGGGAAAGAATTCCGGATTGCCAAATGGATTGTTTTGTAATCTTCTATGTTGTTAAAGGAAAGGTGTCATTAAGCAAAAACGGGCAGGAGGCATCTTTAAAAGAAAATCAAGTTTTTATTACTGAACCGGCTCTACTGTCTATGAAAAGCAACACAGGGGCAAGATTAATGGGAATACAGATTAAAACCAGGGGGACTGAGAGGTAATAAAAATTATGGTTACTATTATTACTATTTATAGTATATTGGCAATTTGTTTGGTATTTTCCTTCTGGAAAAATAAACAAAAGACATTTAAAGCCTTTAAAATCGCAACAAAAGGATTTCTGAAAACAGCACCAAGCTTGTTTATGCTACTGGGAATTGTGGGTTTAATCTTAGGTATTTTAACTCCGGAAACCATAGAAAGATTAATAGGAGAGGAGGCAGGATTTTTAGCTACAGGGGTTGCTGCAATCCTGGGTGCAATTACCTTAATCCCGTCATTGATCGCCTTTCCGCTGGCTGGTTCTTTATTACGTTCCGGTGCAACTATTATGACTATTTCTGCTTTCATTACCTCCCTGGTAATGGTTGGTACAATAACTGCTCCCATGGAAATTAAATCCCTTGGGAAAAATTTCACATTGATGCGTAATGGCCTTAGTTTTTTAGGGGCTCTATTTATTGCTGCCATAATGGGGGTATTCTTATAATGAATATTATTAAAAAGTTCAAGGCAGTTATCGTTATAATATTGATTTATATCGGGTTAATTTTTTGGCTTCCTGATACTGCAGCAAAATCTTTTTCAGTTGCTGTTGATTATGCGAAAGAAATGGTCTTTATTATCCCTCCGGTCTTTATTCTAATGGGTTTGTTAGAAGTCTGGATTCCAAAAGATAAAATCCAGCAGTGGCTGGGTTCCAGCTCCGGATTAAAGGG belongs to Atribacterota bacterium and includes:
- a CDS encoding permease, with amino-acid sequence MVTIITIYSILAICLVFSFWKNKQKTFKAFKIATKGFLKTAPSLFMLLGIVGLILGILTPETIERLIGEEAGFLATGVAAILGAITLIPSLIAFPLAGSLLRSGATIMTISAFITSLVMVGTITAPMEIKSLGKNFTLMRNGLSFLGALFIAAIMGVFL
- a CDS encoding helix-turn-helix transcriptional regulator; this translates as MKEKLTLFCHGTRHHMERFMEICLLLLLDQETSHGYTLAEQLNDFGFSKEELNMGSLYRTLRKMEKDSLVTSCWEEGKQGPKKRVYQITEAGKINLANWIEVLKRRRDRISRLINHYEKTTGK